The following coding sequences lie in one Thermoleophilia bacterium genomic window:
- a CDS encoding aminotransferase class III-fold pyridoxal phosphate-dependent enzyme: MTKPVGADRLTLTKSMSLFADAQRLTPGGVGGIRRPYNFVVGEYPIFVSHGRGGHIFDVDGNEYIDMLCGYGPIILGYVEPEINDAVKERMDTGFCFSLVQPIQNELEERLIQLMPGAEQAILVKTGSDATNAAVRAARAFTGRDKIARCGYHGWGDWCVENHGGVPSAVVELTREFEYGDVNDLERVLSENDGEIAGVIITPVGHPLAQPVMSPPPGYLDAVKELTHAHGAVLIFDEIRTGFRVAMGGASQRFGVTPDLATIGKAMANGYAIAAVVGRRDVLGVYAKSAFLSSTYFPNSLEMAASLKCLEILERESVPDVLWQRGDDFLGRLSGIVAASGVPLTVSGVPPMPFVTFDKVDEHYRERRTEFYTQCIRRGLFVQPYHHWYICFRHTPADLDRALAVIEESLAIVADAYPMR; the protein is encoded by the coding sequence ATGACGAAGCCTGTTGGGGCTGATCGCCTGACGTTGACCAAGTCGATGAGCCTGTTTGCCGATGCCCAGCGCCTCACTCCGGGTGGCGTCGGCGGCATCAGGCGTCCGTATAACTTCGTCGTCGGCGAATACCCGATCTTCGTTTCACATGGCCGCGGTGGGCACATCTTCGACGTCGACGGCAACGAGTACATCGACATGTTGTGCGGCTATGGTCCGATCATCCTGGGCTACGTTGAACCCGAGATCAACGACGCCGTCAAGGAGCGTATGGACACGGGTTTCTGCTTCAGCCTCGTGCAGCCGATTCAGAACGAACTTGAGGAACGGCTGATTCAGCTGATGCCGGGCGCGGAGCAAGCGATTCTCGTCAAGACCGGATCCGATGCGACAAACGCGGCAGTGCGAGCGGCCCGCGCGTTCACTGGGCGCGACAAGATCGCGCGTTGTGGCTATCACGGGTGGGGCGACTGGTGCGTGGAGAATCACGGCGGTGTGCCGTCAGCTGTGGTGGAGCTCACGAGGGAGTTTGAGTACGGTGATGTCAACGACCTCGAGAGAGTGCTGTCCGAGAACGACGGAGAGATCGCCGGCGTGATTATCACCCCCGTGGGGCATCCGCTGGCGCAGCCCGTGATGTCACCACCCCCGGGCTATCTTGACGCCGTCAAGGAGCTCACACACGCTCACGGCGCAGTCCTCATCTTTGATGAGATCCGGACTGGTTTTCGCGTGGCGATGGGAGGTGCCAGTCAGCGCTTCGGGGTTACACCGGACCTTGCGACGATAGGCAAGGCGATGGCCAACGGGTACGCGATCGCTGCTGTTGTCGGCCGTCGCGACGTGCTCGGGGTGTACGCAAAGAGCGCATTCTTGAGCTCGACCTACTTCCCGAACAGTCTCGAGATGGCGGCGAGCTTGAAATGCCTCGAGATCCTCGAGCGCGAGAGCGTGCCGGACGTCCTTTGGCAGCGCGGTGACGACTTCCTCGGCCGACTTTCCGGCATTGTCGCCGCCTCCGGCGTTCCGCTGACTGTGAGCGGCGTGCCACCGATGCCCTTCGTGACGTTCGACAAGGTCGACGAACATTATCGTGAGCGTCGCACGGAGTTCTACACGCAATGCATACGCCGGGGCCTCTTTGTGCAGCCGTATCATCACTGGTATATCTGCTTCAGACACACGCCCGCCGATCTCGATCGTGCTCTGGCCGTGATAGAGGAAAGCCTCGCGATCGTGGCGGACGCCTACCCAATGCGCTAG
- a CDS encoding 3-keto-5-aminohexanoate cleavage protein yields the protein MTQKLVITVAGVGAETTRAQQPALPLSAVEIGVDAARCAEAGASIYHLHVRDAEGVPTQRREAFAAAIAEIRARTDIIIQTSTGGAMGMSAEERLEPLDLNPEMASLTTGSTNFGDDIFANDAGLIREFFARMRARGVRPEFEIFEVGQIDNAMRLVRELGPAGPLMHWDFVLGVPGSMSGEPRNLAFLVDRIPTGSTWTCTGIGRWHMPVTLTALALGGHVRLGFEDNVFLHKGVLAAENRELVRRVARVAKEWDRAAATPDEARRLLMLPPYASAGGAS from the coding sequence GTGACGCAGAAGCTGGTTATCACGGTGGCCGGGGTCGGCGCCGAGACTACGCGGGCTCAGCAACCGGCGCTGCCGTTGAGCGCTGTGGAGATAGGTGTGGACGCTGCGCGCTGCGCGGAGGCTGGTGCCTCGATCTACCACCTGCACGTGCGCGATGCCGAAGGCGTTCCTACTCAGCGGAGGGAGGCGTTCGCCGCTGCGATCGCAGAGATCCGGGCTCGCACGGACATCATCATTCAGACGAGCACCGGCGGCGCCATGGGCATGAGCGCCGAGGAGCGGCTGGAGCCCCTCGACCTCAATCCGGAGATGGCGTCACTGACAACAGGTTCCACCAACTTCGGCGACGACATCTTCGCGAACGACGCCGGGCTCATTCGGGAGTTCTTTGCTCGTATGCGCGCGCGCGGCGTTCGGCCCGAGTTCGAGATCTTCGAAGTCGGCCAAATCGATAACGCAATGAGGTTGGTCCGTGAGCTGGGCCCGGCAGGGCCGCTGATGCACTGGGATTTCGTGCTGGGTGTTCCCGGCAGCATGAGCGGAGAACCACGCAACCTGGCATTTCTGGTCGACCGCATTCCCACAGGGTCGACATGGACATGCACCGGCATTGGCCGCTGGCACATGCCTGTGACGTTGACGGCACTGGCGCTGGGGGGCCACGTGCGACTTGGGTTCGAGGACAACGTCTTTCTTCACAAGGGAGTGCTTGCTGCGGAGAATCGCGAGCTGGTTCGAAGGGTGGCGCGGGTGGCTAAGGAGTGGGACCGCGCGGCGGCGACACCGGACGAAGCGCGGCGCCTGCTCATGCTGCCCCCGTACGCATCTGCCGGTGGCGCGAGCTGA
- a CDS encoding diguanylate cyclase, whose amino-acid sequence MTFQRTNRSAESGELEVLRGLMTLANQLQSSLDLDAVVHVIAMALSETYGFREASVYLREPGGDLFRVHATVGEHADYDRELFRRPVPRRVWDELLLSEYQTGACYFVDERHHSWTQEQLYYLPPLDLGAREEWEWRANDDLLVPLYDKRRELMGILDLYDPVDRDLPTHELVGSLEVFATHAAVAIENARQYEQLEETKAQLEAQLQLRHRLLDLSAALLSTLDQRQLFTEIATALKAIVDHDALEIRLVDEGSESLYCWYASGEGASDVVGWCSAADEGVSGWVVQHNRAQLVNDMAHDPRAALVPNTPADPQASIIVPLCVGDNVIGVLALDRDGEWKFEEHELEPVRLFGNLAAIAIHNARSYEEIQNQAISDGLTGLHNYRHFQETLRAEVSRAERYGETFCLLMLDLDRFKAVNDTIGHQKGDDVLRSVAQVMRNCSRESDYLARYGGEEFVVILPRTNLDEAKSLAERIRGQVAKVDVGHPDIAVTTSIGIAAYPSTAADSDGVLGAADAALLRAKKLGRDRVCLYEEDFAHAESAADNDLVDLGRAFGAFIGLSGAEIAGLVTALSVQKRGADPSDDLDALAGDGDGEADPQTVRDVAVSALIYGNERWDGQGYPEGRRGNAIPRVARAFAVCRRFDSTSDDIDRFEFLRSRAAKELDPRMVQRFTAMHRGRGSSGG is encoded by the coding sequence ATGACATTCCAGCGCACCAACCGATCCGCTGAGTCCGGGGAGCTTGAGGTGCTGCGCGGCTTGATGACGCTCGCCAACCAGCTGCAATCGAGTCTCGATCTTGATGCGGTCGTTCATGTCATTGCGATGGCTTTGAGTGAAACCTACGGGTTCCGCGAGGCATCGGTGTATCTGCGTGAGCCCGGAGGCGACCTGTTTCGCGTTCATGCCACGGTGGGGGAGCACGCAGACTACGATCGCGAGCTGTTCCGGCGGCCGGTTCCGCGGCGGGTTTGGGATGAGCTTCTTCTCTCGGAGTACCAGACTGGGGCGTGCTATTTCGTTGATGAGCGGCACCACTCCTGGACGCAGGAGCAGCTGTACTATCTCCCGCCGCTCGATTTGGGCGCACGCGAAGAGTGGGAGTGGAGGGCGAACGACGACTTGCTCGTGCCTCTCTACGACAAGCGCCGGGAGCTGATGGGCATTCTCGATCTCTATGATCCCGTGGATCGCGACCTGCCGACTCATGAGCTTGTGGGTTCGCTCGAGGTATTCGCCACACATGCCGCAGTGGCGATTGAGAATGCGCGTCAGTACGAGCAGCTCGAAGAGACGAAGGCTCAGCTCGAGGCCCAGCTGCAGCTTCGGCATCGACTGCTCGACCTCAGTGCCGCTCTCCTATCTACGCTCGATCAGCGGCAGTTGTTCACCGAGATCGCGACGGCACTTAAGGCCATTGTCGACCACGACGCGCTCGAAATCCGACTTGTCGATGAAGGAAGCGAGTCCCTGTACTGCTGGTACGCGAGCGGCGAGGGCGCCAGCGACGTCGTCGGCTGGTGCAGTGCAGCGGACGAGGGTGTTTCTGGATGGGTGGTTCAGCACAATCGTGCGCAGCTCGTGAATGACATGGCACATGATCCCCGAGCTGCGCTGGTGCCCAATACGCCGGCTGATCCTCAGGCGTCAATCATCGTGCCCCTGTGCGTAGGCGACAATGTGATCGGTGTCTTGGCGCTGGATCGCGATGGGGAATGGAAGTTCGAGGAGCACGAGCTCGAGCCGGTGCGCCTCTTCGGCAATCTCGCCGCGATCGCGATCCACAACGCGCGCAGCTATGAGGAGATTCAGAACCAGGCCATCAGTGATGGTCTCACCGGTCTTCACAACTACCGGCACTTTCAGGAGACGCTTCGTGCCGAGGTGAGTCGCGCCGAACGCTACGGCGAGACGTTCTGTCTCCTCATGCTCGATCTGGACCGCTTCAAAGCAGTCAATGACACGATTGGGCATCAGAAGGGTGACGATGTGCTCAGATCGGTCGCACAGGTCATGCGCAACTGCTCCAGGGAATCGGACTACCTGGCGCGGTACGGTGGCGAGGAGTTCGTCGTCATCCTGCCGCGCACGAACTTGGATGAAGCCAAGTCGCTTGCCGAGCGTATTCGTGGTCAAGTGGCGAAGGTCGATGTCGGTCATCCGGATATTGCGGTGACGACGTCGATTGGGATTGCGGCGTACCCGTCCACGGCCGCCGACAGCGATGGGGTGCTCGGTGCCGCAGACGCGGCACTGCTCAGAGCGAAAAAGCTTGGGCGTGACAGAGTGTGTCTGTATGAGGAAGATTTCGCGCATGCGGAGTCCGCAGCAGACAATGACTTGGTCGACCTGGGTCGAGCCTTCGGCGCTTTCATCGGCCTCTCCGGCGCCGAAATCGCCGGACTCGTCACGGCGCTCTCGGTTCAGAAGCGGGGCGCGGATCCCTCAGATGATCTGGACGCGTTGGCCGGCGACGGCGACGGCGAAGCCGATCCTCAAACGGTCCGCGACGTCGCGGTCTCCGCTCTGATCTACGGCAATGAACGCTGGGATGGTCAAGGATACCCCGAGGGACGTCGCGGCAATGCCATACCACGTGTTGCTCGAGCGTTTGCCGTTTGCCGGCGCTTCGACAGCACCTCCGACGACATCGATCGATTTGAGTTCCTGCGATCGCGAGCAGCGAAAGAGCTGGATCCAAGAATGGTGCAGCGCTTCACCGCGATGCATCGAGGGCGAGGCTCGAGTGGCGGATAG
- a CDS encoding rubrerythrin family protein gives MADSFVGAPPAAEDKGAMTMQNLAAAFAGESQASQKYLAFAAIADVEGYPNVGRLFRAVAFAESTHARNHLSVLGGIGSTAENLRAAWGGETFEIDEMYAAYDAVARMQGNESARTSIRYAVNAEKDHQAIYDATLRGVEGRADLDDRPLHVCPVCGHTVAGDAPGECPQCGTSGSAFEVF, from the coding sequence ATGGCCGATTCATTCGTCGGCGCGCCGCCTGCGGCTGAGGACAAGGGCGCCATGACGATGCAGAACCTTGCCGCCGCCTTCGCCGGCGAGAGTCAAGCATCGCAGAAGTACCTGGCGTTCGCGGCGATCGCGGATGTCGAGGGGTATCCGAACGTCGGCCGGCTGTTTCGCGCTGTCGCCTTCGCCGAGAGCACGCACGCACGCAATCATCTCAGTGTTCTCGGAGGTATCGGCTCGACCGCCGAGAACCTCCGCGCCGCGTGGGGTGGTGAGACCTTCGAGATCGACGAGATGTACGCGGCCTACGATGCCGTCGCGCGGATGCAGGGTAACGAGTCCGCGCGCACCAGCATTCGCTACGCCGTCAACGCTGAAAAGGACCATCAGGCGATCTACGACGCCACGCTGCGAGGTGTGGAGGGTCGGGCGGATCTAGATGATCGTCCTCTCCACGTGTGTCCTGTCTGCGGCCACACGGTAGCCGGGGATGCGCCGGGCGAGTGTCCGCAGTGCGGAACGAGCGGCTCCGCATTCGAGGTCTTCTAA
- a CDS encoding rubrerythrin family protein, with the protein MDDIVEKRLPAREDLGAMTEQSLRAALAGESQAAEKYLVFAEQAEEEGFRNIARLFRAISYAETRHARNHMRVLGDIGSTAENLAVALSGEAFEIDEMYPAYAEVARLQAMSQAARSIRYAQRSEEDHRNMYASAREQAEAGGDIADQPVSVCVICGHTVIGDLPDKCIVCTAPKEYYRTF; encoded by the coding sequence ATGGATGACATTGTCGAGAAGCGCCTGCCCGCCCGTGAGGACTTGGGCGCGATGACGGAACAGAGTCTCCGGGCTGCTCTTGCGGGAGAAAGCCAGGCAGCGGAGAAGTACCTCGTCTTCGCTGAGCAAGCGGAGGAGGAGGGCTTCCGCAACATAGCGCGGCTGTTCCGCGCGATCTCATATGCAGAGACGAGGCATGCGCGGAATCACATGCGCGTTCTGGGAGATATTGGCTCTACAGCCGAGAACTTGGCGGTGGCATTGTCCGGTGAAGCCTTCGAGATTGACGAGATGTACCCGGCGTACGCTGAGGTGGCGCGCTTGCAGGCAATGAGCCAGGCCGCACGGAGCATCCGCTACGCGCAGCGGTCAGAGGAAGATCACAGGAACATGTATGCGAGTGCCCGCGAGCAGGCTGAAGCCGGAGGCGATATCGCCGATCAGCCGGTAAGCGTGTGCGTAATATGTGGACACACGGTCATCGGCGATCTGCCAGACAAGTGCATTGTCTGCACTGCGCCGAAGGAGTACTACAGGACCTTCTAG
- a CDS encoding rubredoxin, whose amino-acid sequence MKYICSVCSYIYDPAVGDPDSGIAPGTAFEDLPDDWVCPECGVEKNMFEPLS is encoded by the coding sequence TTGAAGTACATCTGCAGCGTATGTAGCTACATCTACGACCCGGCGGTGGGCGACCCAGATAGTGGCATCGCCCCCGGAACGGCTTTCGAGGACCTGCCCGACGACTGGGTCTGTCCGGAATGCGGCGTGGAGAAGAACATGTTCGAGCCGCTCAGCTGA
- a CDS encoding DapH/DapD/GlmU-related protein has translation MSLQPSPLGHNLLLGAGVSVGANVVFGANVIVYDETVIGDSCYIQDGAVLGKVPSLSPSSTARRGELPPAVLGAGCVISTGAIVYRGTTLGPGCILGDYAGVRERCTLGERVVVGRGSVVENDTRIGDLTKIQSNAYITAYMTIEDRCFIAPCVQTTNDNFMGRTERRHQLIKGATIRKGARVGGGVVLCPGIEIGQDAFIAAGAVVTKDVPARKVLMGVPARVVRDVAEDELLDNQ, from the coding sequence ATGTCACTTCAGCCTAGCCCTCTCGGACACAACCTCTTGCTGGGAGCTGGCGTCTCGGTGGGAGCGAACGTCGTGTTTGGCGCCAACGTCATCGTCTACGATGAAACGGTAATCGGCGACAGCTGCTACATCCAAGACGGCGCAGTGCTGGGAAAGGTGCCCTCACTGTCACCGTCAAGCACAGCAAGACGCGGAGAGCTGCCTCCGGCAGTCCTCGGCGCCGGGTGCGTAATCAGCACCGGTGCCATCGTCTACCGCGGAACAACACTCGGTCCCGGATGCATCCTCGGCGACTATGCTGGAGTCAGGGAGCGCTGCACACTCGGCGAACGCGTCGTTGTAGGTCGCGGAAGCGTCGTCGAGAACGACACGCGCATAGGTGACCTTACGAAAATCCAGTCAAACGCCTACATCACGGCCTACATGACGATCGAGGACCGATGCTTCATCGCTCCGTGCGTCCAGACGACTAACGACAACTTCATGGGCCGAACGGAGCGCCGGCATCAACTGATCAAGGGAGCAACTATACGCAAGGGCGCCCGGGTGGGCGGCGGCGTCGTGCTCTGTCCCGGAATCGAGATCGGGCAGGACGCATTCATCGCCGCAGGAGCGGTGGTCACCAAGGATGTGCCGGCGCGCAAGGTCCTCATGGGCGTGCCGGCGCGCGTAGTTCGCGATGTCGCCGAGGACGAGTTGCTCGACAATCAGTGA
- a CDS encoding Gfo/Idh/MocA family oxidoreductase, which produces MSASKKVRVGVVGLGYWGPNLVRNFDRIADAELAYCCDLDEANLARASALYPQATMTDDLNRLLQDDSLDAVVVATSVPTHYAIGMHALQAGKHTFIEKPIALRASHAEDLLTAAAANGVKLMVGHLLEYHPAVRKLKELIGSGDLGRVFYIYANRLNLGKVRTDENALWSFAPHDISVLNYLVGEEPEEVSARGECYLQDGVEDVVFGYIKYPSGIVGHIHVSWLDPHKSRKITVVGSEKMVVFDDMEADRKVTIYDKGATTTRAKFDNYGEFVTLHFGDIHIPRIGNEEPLRIEAQHFIDCVREDRQPLSDGRDALNVVRVLEAMQRSLQNGGQPIKTADLTHPPQM; this is translated from the coding sequence ATGTCCGCCTCCAAGAAGGTGCGTGTCGGCGTCGTGGGGCTCGGCTATTGGGGCCCGAACCTCGTGCGCAACTTCGATCGGATCGCAGACGCCGAGCTGGCATACTGCTGCGACCTCGACGAAGCGAATCTCGCCCGCGCCAGCGCGCTCTACCCCCAAGCCACGATGACCGACGATCTCAATCGCCTCCTTCAGGATGATTCGCTTGATGCGGTTGTGGTGGCAACGTCGGTACCGACGCACTACGCGATCGGCATGCACGCACTGCAGGCGGGCAAGCATACGTTCATCGAGAAGCCCATCGCCCTGAGAGCGAGTCATGCCGAGGATCTCCTGACGGCCGCAGCCGCAAACGGCGTCAAGCTCATGGTCGGGCATTTGCTGGAGTATCACCCCGCAGTACGCAAGCTCAAGGAGCTCATCGGTAGCGGCGACCTTGGTCGAGTCTTCTACATCTACGCCAATCGCCTGAACCTCGGCAAGGTTCGCACCGACGAGAACGCCCTGTGGAGCTTCGCGCCACACGACATTTCAGTTCTCAACTACCTCGTGGGAGAAGAACCGGAAGAAGTCAGCGCTCGTGGCGAGTGCTATCTACAGGACGGCGTGGAGGATGTCGTCTTCGGCTACATCAAGTACCCCAGTGGGATTGTCGGCCACATCCATGTGAGCTGGCTCGATCCGCACAAGAGTCGCAAGATCACGGTCGTGGGCTCCGAGAAGATGGTAGTCTTCGACGACATGGAGGCCGACCGCAAAGTCACCATCTACGACAAGGGCGCGACCACCACGCGGGCCAAGTTCGACAACTACGGCGAGTTTGTGACGCTGCATTTTGGCGACATCCACATACCGCGAATCGGCAACGAGGAGCCGCTCAGAATCGAGGCACAGCACTTCATCGACTGCGTACGCGAGGACCGCCAACCCCTGAGCGACGGACGTGATGCACTCAATGTCGTGAGAGTCCTTGAGGCCATGCAGCGCAGCCTGCAGAACGGCGGGCAGCCGATCAAGACCGCCGATCTAACTCACCCGCCTCAGATGTAG
- a CDS encoding nucleotide sugar dehydrogenase, whose protein sequence is MKIAVIGLGYVGLPLATVFTDAGIEVVGIEAVQERCDLVNAGRSYIQDVPDETLAKAVGAGLLRATPNYEAAEDCDAVVICLPTPLNANHEPDLTLVKSAATQLACHLRRGQLVTLESTTYPGTTRDVLAPILEAGSGLSAGVDFHLAFSPERVDPGRTDYTTKTTPKVIGGLTPACTARALEVYGPALDHIVRVSTPEVAEMTKLLENIFRSVNIALMNELAMLCDRMRVDIWEVIDAAASKPFGFMKFQPGPGLGGHCIPIDPFYLSWKAREFDFWTEFIELAGKVNENMPHFCVEKLNRALNTRRKSLNGARILVLGVAYKADIDDLRESPALKVIRLLRDRSADVSYHDPYCAELPEFSLRSVDLDDYRCISTYDAIAIVTAHSALDYRAVVDAADLVVDFRNATAGIPSCGNVWKL, encoded by the coding sequence GTGAAGATCGCTGTCATCGGACTCGGATACGTTGGCCTGCCTCTTGCGACGGTCTTCACCGATGCGGGCATCGAAGTTGTCGGCATCGAGGCTGTTCAAGAACGCTGCGACCTCGTCAATGCCGGCCGAAGCTACATCCAAGACGTGCCGGACGAGACACTGGCCAAAGCGGTGGGCGCGGGCCTCCTGCGAGCGACACCCAACTACGAGGCAGCAGAGGACTGCGACGCGGTCGTCATTTGCCTGCCTACACCCCTCAACGCCAACCACGAGCCAGATCTCACACTCGTGAAGTCGGCGGCCACCCAGCTGGCGTGCCATCTGCGCCGCGGACAACTCGTCACGCTCGAGAGCACGACTTACCCCGGTACGACCCGTGACGTGCTCGCGCCAATCCTCGAGGCCGGCTCAGGTCTGAGTGCCGGCGTCGACTTTCATCTCGCCTTCTCCCCCGAGCGCGTCGATCCCGGTCGCACCGACTACACGACGAAGACGACCCCAAAAGTCATTGGCGGCCTCACGCCTGCCTGCACCGCGCGCGCGCTTGAAGTCTACGGCCCGGCGCTCGACCACATTGTCCGCGTCAGCACGCCGGAAGTGGCGGAGATGACTAAGCTCCTCGAGAACATCTTCCGCAGTGTCAACATCGCCCTCATGAACGAGCTAGCCATGCTCTGCGATCGTATGCGAGTCGACATCTGGGAGGTCATAGACGCAGCGGCAAGCAAGCCGTTCGGGTTCATGAAGTTTCAGCCGGGACCCGGCCTCGGCGGTCACTGCATCCCGATCGACCCGTTCTACTTGAGCTGGAAGGCGCGTGAGTTCGATTTCTGGACCGAGTTCATCGAACTCGCCGGCAAAGTGAACGAGAACATGCCGCATTTCTGCGTCGAGAAGCTGAACCGCGCGCTCAATACCCGGCGCAAGAGTCTCAACGGTGCGCGAATCCTCGTGCTCGGCGTGGCGTACAAGGCTGACATCGACGACTTGCGCGAGTCACCAGCGCTCAAGGTGATTCGCCTCCTCCGTGATCGAAGTGCCGACGTTAGCTACCACGACCCCTACTGCGCAGAACTGCCGGAGTTCTCTCTGCGATCAGTCGACCTCGACGACTATCGCTGCATCTCAACTTACGACGCTATCGCCATCGTCACGGCGCACTCGGCATTGGACTACCGAGCCGTCGTGGACGCCGCAGACCTTGTGGTCGATTTCCGCAACGCCACTGCGGGAATTCCGAGCTGCGGCAACGTCTGGAAACTCTAA
- a CDS encoding D-alanine--D-alanine ligase family protein yields the protein MLTLALIFGGRSAEHEISLASARFVAAMLPPDRYRIVPVGITRDGRWHCPDDIQAALDRGIEAVSGRRARLDITPGQPAVVLSDGEHVPIDFAFPIMHGTYAEDGTIQGLLELTGVAYAGAGVAASAVGMDKELMKDIFAAHGLPQTEYLVLRDNSLDAAHAISAAEATLDYPMFVKPANLGSSVGMTKAHSRPELVAGIALAAQYDRKVIVERAVAGRELECAVLGNESPRASVAGEVLPANEYYDFEAKYTDGMMQFIVPADIGTTRQKEIGDLATAAFAAVDCSGYARCDFFLEDSGRVLINEINTIPGMTRTSGFPRLWAASGVGSEALIESIVELGLQRHAVRHRLQTT from the coding sequence GTGCTCACACTTGCCCTCATCTTCGGCGGACGATCCGCAGAACACGAGATATCTCTCGCCTCCGCACGCTTCGTCGCAGCCATGCTCCCACCGGATCGCTACAGAATCGTGCCCGTCGGTATCACACGCGACGGACGCTGGCACTGCCCGGACGACATACAAGCTGCTCTGGATCGTGGAATCGAAGCCGTCAGCGGACGCCGCGCGCGACTCGACATAACGCCGGGTCAGCCCGCTGTCGTGCTCAGCGACGGAGAGCACGTCCCGATCGATTTCGCGTTCCCCATCATGCACGGCACGTATGCTGAAGATGGCACCATCCAGGGCTTGCTCGAACTCACCGGCGTAGCGTACGCGGGCGCAGGAGTCGCCGCCAGCGCCGTCGGCATGGACAAGGAACTCATGAAGGACATCTTCGCCGCACACGGGCTCCCCCAAACCGAGTACCTTGTGCTGCGAGACAACTCTCTTGACGCAGCCCACGCCATCTCGGCAGCGGAGGCAACGCTCGACTATCCGATGTTCGTCAAGCCCGCCAACCTCGGATCCAGCGTCGGCATGACCAAGGCTCACTCTCGCCCCGAACTCGTCGCGGGCATCGCGCTGGCAGCACAATACGACCGCAAGGTCATTGTCGAGAGAGCCGTCGCAGGCAGAGAGTTGGAGTGCGCGGTGCTGGGCAATGAAAGCCCTCGTGCCTCGGTGGCGGGCGAGGTGCTCCCTGCCAACGAGTACTACGACTTCGAAGCCAAGTACACCGATGGCATGATGCAGTTCATCGTGCCTGCCGACATCGGGACGACACGCCAGAAGGAGATCGGAGATCTGGCCACTGCGGCCTTCGCTGCCGTTGACTGCTCGGGATACGCCCGCTGCGACTTCTTCCTCGAGGACAGCGGAAGAGTGCTCATCAACGAGATCAACACCATTCCTGGCATGACGAGAACGAGCGGCTTCCCGCGCCTATGGGCTGCGTCAGGTGTGGGAAGCGAAGCGCTGATCGAGTCGATCGTTGAGCTCGGCTTGCAGCGTCACGCTGTGCGGCATCGCTTGCAGACGACCTAG